The Cervus elaphus chromosome 22, mCerEla1.1, whole genome shotgun sequence genome has a window encoding:
- the FBXO7 gene encoding F-box only protein 7 isoform X3: MQDARLRDSLQGQAAQSEVWNEDSMLGPGQHLEAEPVPDVVDVEEGAGFYPTEPMLCSESVEGQVPHSLEILYQSADCWNPCDALIVSIHLLMLESGYIPQGTEAKAVSMPENWRLGGVYKLQYMHPLCEGGSAALTCVPLGNLVVINATLKINSEVRSVKRLQLLPESFICKEESGENVAMIYKDLQKLSRLFKDQLVYPLLAFTRQALNLPDVFGLVVLPLELKLRIFRLLDVRSVLSLSAVCRDLYITSNDQLLWRCLYLRDFRDGSVRGRDTDWKELYKKRYKQRKEAQRGRHVMFLPSSPHPIPFYPSPLHPRPFPPSSLLPPGIIGGEYDQRLTLPYVGDPINSLIPGPGETPSQFPPLRPRFDPMGPLPGPNPILPGRGGPNDRFPLRPSRGWPTDSRLPFM; this comes from the exons TTGGGGCCTGGTCAGCATTTGGAAGCTGAGCCAGTTCCAGATGTTGTGGATGTGGAGGAGGGCGCAGGTTTCTATCCCACAGAGCCAATGCTCTGCAGCGAATCAGTGGAAGGGCAAGTGCCACATTCACTGGAGATCCTGTATCAGTCAGCTGACTGTTGGAacccctgcgatgccctgatagTATCCATACATCTTCTCATGTTGGAGTCGGGTTACATACCTCAG GGGACTGAAGCCAAAGCTGTGTCCATGCCGGAGAACTGGAGGTTGGGGGGCGTGTATAAGCTGCAGTACATGCACCCTCTCTGCGAGGGCGGCTCTGCTGCGCTCACCTGTGTGCCTTTGGGAAACCTCGTCGTCATAAATG CTACCCTAAAAATCAACAGTGAGGTTAGAAGTGTGAAAAGACTGCAGCTGCTGCCAGAATCTTTTATTTGCAAAGAAGAATCAG ggGAAAATGTAGCCATGATATACAAAGATCTTCAGAAACTCTCTCGCCTCTTCAAAGACCAGCTGGTGTATCCTCTTCTGGCTTTTACCCGGCAAG caCTGAACCTACCAGATGTATTTGGGTTGGTAGTCCTCCCATTGGAGCTGAAACTGCGGATCTTCCGACTTTTGGATGTTCGTTCTGttctgtctctgtctgcagtttgTCGTGACCTCTATATTACTTCAAATGATCAACTTCTGTGGAGGTGTTTGTATCTGCGGGATTTTCGAg aTGGTAGCGTCAGAGGTCGAGACACAGATTGGAAAGAA CTGTACAAGAAGAGGTACAAACAGAGaaaagaagcccagagagggcgGCATGTGATGTTCTTGCCATCATCACCCCACCCCATTCCATTCTACCCCAGCCCCTTGCACCCCAGGCCTTTCCCTCCCagttctctcctccctccaggaATTATTGGTGGTGAATATGATCAAAGACTAACCCTTCCCTATGTTGGGGACCCAATCAATTCACTCATCCCTGGGCCTGGGGAGACACCCAGCCAGTTCCCTCCACTCAGACCACGTTTTGACCCAATGGGCCCACTTCCAGGTCCTAACCCCATCTTGCCAGGGCGAGGTGGCCCCAATGACAGATTTCCCCTAAGACCCAGCAGGGGTTGGCCAACTGACAGCCGGCTACCATTCATGTGA